A genomic segment from Thermostichus lividus PCC 6715 encodes:
- the dcd gene encoding dCTP deaminase: MIKNDIWIRTMAAQGMIQPFEGQLVRRLADQPVISFGLSSYGYDIRLSPKEFRIFRHVPGTVVDPKNFNPANLESAPLHSDNSGQFFILPAHSYGLGVALERLQVPENVTVLCIGKSSYARAGIIANLTPAEAAWRGHLTLEFSNSSSADCRIYANEGVVQLLFFEGEPCDVSYETRQGKYQDQPEAVTLARV, encoded by the coding sequence ATGATCAAGAATGACATCTGGATTCGCACAATGGCAGCTCAGGGGATGATCCAGCCCTTTGAGGGTCAACTGGTGCGGCGGCTGGCCGATCAGCCGGTGATTAGCTTTGGCTTGTCGTCCTACGGGTACGATATTCGCCTCAGCCCCAAGGAATTCCGTATTTTCCGCCATGTCCCCGGTACGGTCGTTGACCCAAAGAACTTTAATCCTGCCAACCTAGAGTCAGCCCCATTACACAGCGACAACAGCGGTCAATTTTTTATTCTGCCGGCTCACTCCTACGGGTTAGGGGTTGCCCTAGAGCGGTTGCAGGTGCCTGAAAATGTAACGGTGCTCTGCATTGGCAAAAGCTCCTATGCCCGGGCAGGGATTATTGCCAACCTCACCCCCGCTGAAGCCGCTTGGCGAGGTCACTTAACGCTGGAATTCTCTAACTCCTCAAGTGCCGATTGCCGCATCTATGCCAATGAGGGGGTAGTACAGCTGCTGTTTTTTGAAGGTGAACCCTGCGATGTTAGCTATGAAACCCGGCAGGGCAAGTATCAAGATCAGCCGGAGGCGGTGACGTTGGCGCGAGTTTAA
- a CDS encoding TonB-dependent receptor yields the protein MSRKWTLAIGLGTAFLVPVAAVAQPNAPQWQIEAAPSTSPTFEVAPTPATVPQWQTTPPPATERTWQQPTPEELAQPILPPVAEEPTPALVVVEEPAFRIPPLMRPPTRLFNLETANILLEQTAELRGGIRNYDPKVAGGGGGLQTFFGSIDYAFNDRLQLSISGNYFDDPLGRLVNGLQPDVQFGAIAGGLKYQVYRNDTVAVALAGSVEAVRVRSDNFLFVPGADVVSTWTVAASLQAPITYTLNPQLQWHFTPNLTYFPDTINNGADFYGTNFNFGTGLSWQPHPRFNLFADLNMPVGPGGNAVRSSNGAIVNLPVWSAGFRILVNPSVSLDLAATNAFGITPATRTLAFLPGADQVGVMAGLSYTPNIGPDFAPPFLASFRRGPRQPLSDRDRQLILDGITLTSASTLDPGMFRFKGNTGTVGTGVNVGFGLAYDAQFAVAIEQFERGETLIENLNYSGNLQLGLAAKLRFLDQTQGDPFSLAFQGSFNRGIAQGGGSSRSIGGLELAFMFQPTEPVALYFNPKLGLFNPNQQLVAGIGMGVNVEVVRNVQLIAEATPVFGETGVFSAGLRYVIPQWGLGIDLYGSNAAGTSIPSGGLVGQGSPGVGVNLHWLFGGSSRRNDQE from the coding sequence ATGAGTCGTAAATGGACACTGGCGATCGGCCTTGGTACAGCTTTCTTAGTGCCCGTTGCCGCCGTGGCACAGCCAAATGCGCCACAATGGCAGATTGAAGCGGCTCCTAGCACCAGTCCGACCTTTGAGGTTGCGCCTACCCCAGCCACCGTCCCTCAATGGCAGACTACCCCTCCGCCTGCGACAGAGCGGACATGGCAGCAGCCAACTCCTGAAGAGCTAGCCCAACCTATCTTGCCCCCCGTTGCCGAGGAACCCACACCAGCCCTAGTCGTTGTCGAAGAGCCTGCCTTCCGGATTCCTCCCTTGATGCGCCCCCCCACGCGGCTCTTTAACTTAGAAACCGCCAATATTCTCTTGGAGCAGACGGCAGAACTGCGGGGTGGGATTCGAAATTACGATCCAAAGGTTGCTGGGGGCGGCGGTGGTCTGCAAACCTTTTTTGGCTCCATAGACTATGCGTTTAATGACCGCTTACAACTGAGTATTAGCGGCAATTATTTTGATGACCCCCTAGGCCGCCTTGTCAATGGACTACAACCCGATGTCCAGTTCGGCGCCATTGCTGGCGGACTCAAGTATCAGGTTTATCGCAATGACACTGTGGCCGTTGCCCTTGCTGGCTCTGTTGAAGCAGTGCGAGTGCGGTCTGACAATTTCCTCTTTGTCCCTGGGGCAGACGTTGTGAGCACATGGACGGTGGCAGCCTCCCTCCAAGCCCCGATCACCTATACCCTTAACCCTCAATTGCAGTGGCACTTTACCCCCAATCTCACCTATTTTCCCGACACAATTAACAACGGTGCTGACTTCTACGGTACGAATTTCAACTTCGGGACGGGGCTGAGTTGGCAACCCCATCCCCGCTTTAACCTCTTTGCTGACCTGAATATGCCGGTGGGGCCGGGGGGGAATGCCGTGCGCAGTAGTAACGGTGCCATTGTTAACTTGCCGGTGTGGAGCGCGGGGTTCCGCATCTTGGTTAACCCGTCGGTTAGTCTTGATCTTGCGGCCACCAATGCTTTTGGCATAACGCCAGCAACCCGCACCTTGGCCTTTTTACCAGGGGCAGATCAAGTGGGGGTGATGGCAGGGTTGAGCTACACCCCTAATATTGGGCCTGATTTTGCCCCCCCCTTCCTTGCGAGTTTTCGTCGTGGGCCACGGCAGCCGCTGAGCGATCGCGATCGCCAACTGATTCTAGATGGCATTACCCTTACCTCCGCGAGCACCCTCGATCCCGGGATGTTCCGCTTCAAAGGGAATACAGGCACCGTGGGCACAGGCGTTAACGTTGGGTTTGGGTTAGCCTACGATGCCCAGTTTGCCGTGGCGATTGAGCAATTTGAACGCGGTGAAACCCTCATTGAAAACCTCAATTACAGCGGCAACCTGCAACTGGGGTTGGCCGCCAAGCTACGGTTTCTCGACCAAACCCAAGGGGATCCCTTTTCCTTGGCCTTTCAAGGTTCCTTTAACCGAGGCATTGCCCAAGGCGGTGGCAGCAGCCGCTCCATCGGTGGCTTAGAGCTAGCCTTTATGTTTCAGCCCACTGAACCCGTTGCCCTGTACTTCAACCCAAAGTTGGGGCTTTTTAACCCCAATCAGCAGTTAGTCGCAGGGATCGGGATGGGGGTCAATGTAGAAGTTGTCCGCAACGTCCAGCTGATTGCCGAGGCGACCCCTGTGTTTGGCGAAACTGGTGTATTTAGTGCTGGGTTGCGCTACGTGATCCCGCAGTGGGGGTTAGGCATTGATCTCTACGGCAGTAATGCGGCGGGAACGAGTATCCCCAGTGGCGGTTTAGTGGGGCAAGGCTCGCCCGGCGTGGGGGTCAACCTGCATTGGTTATTTGGAGGTTCAAGTCGGCGCAATGATCAAGAATGA
- the guaA gene encoding glutamine-hydrolyzing GMP synthase has product MTQPATSPLATPPAEEQDLQRQLIVILDFGSQYSELIARRIRETHVYSEVISYRTSADQLAQLAPKGIILSGGPNSVYDDHAPQCDPAIWELGIPILGVCYGMQLMVQQLGGTVERATAGEYGKAALSIDDPTDLLTNVEQDTIMWMSHGDSVSKLPPGFRRLAHTQNTPMAAIAHPERKLYGVQFHPEVVHSIGGIALIRNFVYHICDCEPTWTTAAFVEEAIREVRAKVGDKRVLLALSGGVDSSTLAFLLHRAIGDQLTCMFIDQGFMRKGEPERLLKLFQEQFHIKVEYVNARDRFLAQLRGVTDPEEKRKRIGHEFIRVFEEESRRLGPFDYLAQGTLYPDVIESANTNIDPQTGERVAVKIKSHHNVGGLPENLRFKLVEPLRKLFKDEVRQVGRSLGLPDEIVRRHPFPGPGLAIRILGEVTPERLDILRDADLIVRQEVNRAQMYHDFWQAFAVLLPIRTVGVMGDQRTYAYPIVLRFVSSEDGMTADWARTPYDLLERISNRIVNEVPGVNRVVYDITSKPPGTIEWE; this is encoded by the coding sequence TTGACTCAGCCCGCTACTTCCCCCCTTGCCACCCCCCCAGCCGAGGAGCAGGATCTGCAACGACAACTCATTGTCATCCTTGACTTTGGCTCTCAATACTCGGAACTCATTGCGCGGCGGATTCGGGAAACCCACGTTTACTCTGAGGTCATCTCCTATCGCACCAGTGCGGATCAGCTGGCACAGCTTGCCCCGAAGGGGATTATCCTTTCTGGGGGGCCAAACTCGGTTTACGATGACCACGCGCCGCAGTGTGACCCCGCTATTTGGGAGCTAGGGATTCCCATTTTGGGGGTGTGCTACGGGATGCAGTTGATGGTGCAGCAGTTGGGAGGCACTGTCGAGCGAGCAACGGCGGGCGAGTACGGTAAAGCAGCATTAAGCATCGATGACCCCACCGATCTGCTGACTAATGTTGAGCAAGACACCATCATGTGGATGAGCCACGGCGATAGTGTCTCTAAATTGCCGCCGGGCTTCCGCCGGTTGGCCCACACCCAGAATACTCCCATGGCGGCGATCGCCCACCCAGAGCGCAAGCTTTACGGGGTGCAGTTTCATCCTGAGGTGGTGCATTCCATCGGGGGCATTGCCCTAATTCGCAACTTTGTCTATCACATCTGCGACTGCGAACCCACCTGGACCACCGCAGCATTTGTGGAAGAAGCGATCCGTGAAGTGCGCGCTAAAGTAGGCGACAAACGGGTGTTGCTGGCACTCTCCGGCGGTGTTGATTCCTCTACCTTGGCCTTTTTGTTGCACCGTGCCATTGGTGATCAACTCACCTGTATGTTTATTGACCAAGGCTTCATGCGCAAAGGGGAACCGGAGCGGCTCCTAAAACTCTTTCAGGAGCAGTTTCATATCAAGGTAGAGTACGTGAATGCCCGCGATCGCTTCTTGGCACAGCTACGGGGTGTCACCGACCCCGAGGAAAAGCGCAAACGCATTGGCCATGAGTTTATCCGCGTCTTTGAAGAAGAATCCCGACGCCTAGGTCCCTTTGATTACTTGGCTCAAGGAACGCTTTACCCCGATGTTATTGAGTCTGCCAACACCAATATTGATCCCCAAACTGGCGAGCGGGTAGCCGTTAAAATTAAGAGTCATCATAATGTCGGTGGCCTGCCCGAAAATCTGCGATTTAAGCTGGTGGAGCCGTTGCGCAAACTCTTCAAAGACGAAGTGCGCCAAGTGGGTCGCTCCCTAGGCTTACCGGACGAAATTGTGCGGCGACATCCCTTCCCAGGGCCTGGCCTCGCCATTCGCATTCTGGGAGAAGTCACGCCGGAACGCTTGGACATTTTGCGGGATGCTGACCTGATCGTGCGCCAAGAAGTGAACCGCGCCCAGATGTACCATGACTTTTGGCAAGCCTTTGCCGTGCTCTTGCCCATTCGCACCGTTGGCGTGATGGGAGATCAGCGCACCTATGCCTACCCGATTGTGCTGCGGTTTGTCTCCAGCGAAGATGGCATGACCGCCGATTGGGCGCGCACCCCCTACGATCTACTAGAGCGCATTTCTAACCGCATTGTTAACGAAGTACCGGGGGTCAATCGCGTTGTTTACGACATTACATCAAAGCCACCGGGCACTATTGAATGGGAATAA
- a CDS encoding RNA-guided endonuclease InsQ/TnpB family protein: MFGCQQVLLNPNNELKGVMEFVCSEANKLTNQGIYYARQLHFKTGQWIGKHSLSYEYKTSKHFQALYSQAAQQTLISVYESFKSYRALLKLWRGGELAEKPRMPNYRKKGGLAVVSYPKQALKLVDGMIRVPLGQLVKVWFQIDSFTVPMPSNLKFEDIKELRILPRNGCFYAEFVYRLNPVQIDVDPMRVLGIDSGLNNWLTCVSNVGTSFIVDGLHLKSLNRWYNKQIAKLKEGKPQGFWSKRLAQLTEKRNRQIRDAVNKAARIVIDHCTRNRIGRIVFGWNQQQKDGSNLGKKTNQKFVQIPTARLKERIAQLAEQYGIEFVETEESYTSQASFVDGDFLPTFGEKPDSWKSSGKRTKRGLFRTAQNWYINADCNGAANILRKVATMLGLSLSGVGRGSLTAPTRIKLWVTAQGKSEATRLQPVA; this comes from the coding sequence ATGTTTGGATGTCAGCAAGTTTTGCTCAACCCCAATAACGAACTTAAGGGGGTGATGGAATTTGTCTGCTCTGAGGCAAACAAGCTAACCAATCAGGGCATCTACTATGCTCGTCAACTGCACTTTAAGACCGGGCAGTGGATTGGCAAGCATAGCCTGAGTTACGAATACAAGACCAGTAAGCACTTCCAAGCTCTTTACTCCCAAGCTGCACAGCAAACCTTGATTTCGGTCTACGAGTCGTTTAAGTCCTACCGAGCATTGTTGAAACTGTGGCGAGGTGGAGAACTGGCAGAGAAACCCAGGATGCCAAATTACCGCAAGAAGGGAGGGTTGGCAGTAGTCAGCTATCCCAAACAAGCGCTGAAGTTGGTTGATGGGATGATCCGGGTTCCGCTGGGGCAGTTAGTGAAAGTGTGGTTTCAGATTGATTCGTTCACTGTCCCCATGCCCTCCAATCTCAAATTTGAGGACATCAAGGAACTGCGGATTCTGCCGCGCAATGGGTGTTTCTACGCTGAGTTTGTCTATCGTCTGAACCCCGTTCAGATTGATGTAGACCCGATGCGGGTGCTGGGCATCGATTCGGGATTAAACAACTGGCTCACCTGCGTCAGCAATGTGGGAACCAGCTTCATTGTGGATGGACTGCACCTGAAATCATTGAACCGCTGGTACAACAAGCAAATTGCCAAGCTGAAAGAAGGTAAGCCTCAAGGCTTTTGGTCAAAGCGACTGGCACAACTCACTGAGAAGCGCAATCGGCAGATACGTGATGCAGTGAACAAAGCGGCTAGGATTGTGATTGACCATTGCACCCGTAACCGGATTGGTCGGATTGTATTTGGCTGGAACCAGCAGCAAAAGGACGGTTCCAACCTAGGCAAGAAGACCAATCAGAAGTTTGTGCAGATCCCAACTGCGAGACTGAAAGAGCGGATTGCTCAATTAGCGGAGCAGTACGGGATAGAGTTTGTTGAAACTGAGGAGTCGTATACCTCTCAAGCATCGTTTGTGGATGGTGACTTTTTGCCGACATTCGGTGAAAAACCTGATAGCTGGAAGTCATCGGGGAAGCGGACGAAGCGAGGCTTGTTCAGGACTGCTCAGAATTGGTACATCAACGCGGATTGTAATGGCGCTGCCAACATCCTGCGTAAAGTAGCGACGATGCTTGGATTGAGTCTGAGCGGAGTTGGTAGGGGGTCTTTGACTGCCCCCACCCGTATTAAGTTGTGGGTGACAGCTCAAGGGAAAAGCGAAGCAACGCGGCTTCAGCCCGTTGCGTAG
- a CDS encoding LCP family protein codes for MGVNVVARGVKQVKRVNPAPAARGAKAVALHTKARSRRSPWRVLGWIAAFGTVSLISAFAGMSVVLLSPFQAEQGGDAKTSFFEVMARSLQGKMSRPINLLVLGVDKVLGAPEGSPESFRGRTDTILLARFNPDDNTITVLSIPRDSRVDIPGYGVDKINAANVYGDVP; via the coding sequence GTGGGAGTTAACGTTGTGGCACGAGGCGTTAAACAGGTCAAGCGAGTGAATCCGGCTCCGGCGGCTCGAGGGGCAAAGGCAGTGGCGCTGCACACTAAGGCGCGATCGCGGCGATCGCCATGGCGAGTGTTGGGTTGGATAGCGGCCTTTGGTACAGTGTCTTTAATTTCGGCCTTTGCGGGAATGAGTGTTGTCTTACTGTCGCCTTTTCAAGCAGAGCAGGGGGGCGATGCGAAGACCTCTTTTTTTGAGGTGATGGCTCGCAGCTTGCAAGGGAAGATGAGTCGGCCTATCAATTTATTGGTGCTAGGGGTTGACAAGGTTTTGGGGGCACCGGAAGGCTCGCCAGAAAGTTTCCGTGGCCGCACCGATACTATTTTGCTGGCGCGGTTTAACCCTGATGACAACACCATCACAGTGTTGAGTATTCCTCGGGACAGTCGCGTTGACATTCCGGGCTATGGGGTTGATAAAATCAATGCGGCCAATGTCTATGGTGATGTCCCCTAG
- a CDS encoding LCP family protein, with product MSQTLNYTPVDRYIRIGPGAFRALVDLVGGVEVNVPKRMYYSDHTQKLYIDLYPGLQTLNGEQAEGFVRFRYDDLGDIGRAQRQQMLIKALQTKLANPVMLTRLPQLHEVLQKHVDTDLTFGELMAIAQFSLRTDPENLRMILLPGRFSGDGYDASYWLLDYDGIDRIVETYFAARSRSVSASPTWSESGSVRIGLQNASGSPDAAQDMADFLYHHGYSNVIISDDWHQEAAATEVLAQQGDLGAAQMVRSVLGVGRVSANSTGVISSDVTVRIGRDWVDILH from the coding sequence GTGAGTCAAACCCTGAACTACACTCCGGTTGATCGCTACATTCGCATTGGCCCGGGAGCGTTTCGTGCCCTTGTGGATTTGGTGGGGGGCGTAGAGGTCAATGTTCCCAAGCGGATGTATTACAGTGATCACACCCAAAAACTCTACATTGATCTCTACCCTGGATTACAAACCCTCAACGGTGAGCAGGCTGAGGGCTTTGTACGGTTTCGCTACGATGACCTCGGTGACATTGGCCGGGCACAACGCCAGCAAATGTTGATCAAGGCGCTGCAAACGAAACTAGCGAATCCAGTCATGTTGACGCGGCTCCCCCAACTCCACGAGGTTCTCCAGAAACACGTAGATACCGATTTGACCTTTGGCGAACTGATGGCGATCGCCCAATTTAGCCTGCGCACGGATCCTGAGAATCTGCGCATGATTCTGTTGCCCGGGCGCTTTAGTGGTGATGGGTACGATGCCAGCTACTGGCTCCTTGACTACGACGGGATCGATCGCATCGTTGAGACTTACTTTGCAGCGCGATCGCGCTCAGTGTCAGCCAGCCCCACTTGGAGTGAAAGTGGTTCGGTACGCATCGGGTTACAAAATGCCTCGGGAAGTCCCGATGCGGCTCAAGATATGGCGGACTTTCTATACCATCATGGCTACAGCAATGTCATCATTAGCGATGACTGGCACCAAGAAGCCGCCGCAACCGAAGTCTTGGCGCAGCAAGGAGATTTGGGTGCAGCTCAAATGGTGCGCTCTGTATTGGGGGTTGGGCGGGTGTCGGCCAACTCAACTGGGGTGATTTCGTCGGATGTAACGGTGCGCATTGGCCGCGATTGGGTTGACATCCTGCATTGA
- a CDS encoding energy-coupling factor ABC transporter permease gives MKVRQWKRLPLLGAIALLVMYMVIASPRAAVAMHISEGFLPVGWALGWWLGFLPFLGWGLWSLRQQVKTQPESTLLLALAGAYAFVLSSLKLPSVTGSSSHPTGIALGTVLFRPPIMTVLATLVLLFQALLIAHGGLTTLGANGFSMAVVGPWVAWGCYNGILRLTGKPAIALFTAAFAANVITYALTAWQLALAFPDSVGGVAAAFGKFAAVFAITQIPLAISEGLLTVLVWNWLTTYCAAELRTLNLLQERGHHG, from the coding sequence ATGAAAGTCAGGCAATGGAAGCGGCTCCCTCTGCTGGGGGCGATCGCCCTGCTGGTGATGTATATGGTGATTGCCAGCCCGAGGGCGGCAGTGGCAATGCACATCAGTGAAGGGTTTTTACCCGTTGGCTGGGCGCTGGGCTGGTGGTTAGGGTTCTTGCCATTTTTGGGATGGGGACTCTGGTCACTGCGGCAACAGGTGAAGACACAGCCCGAGTCCACCCTACTACTCGCATTGGCGGGTGCCTATGCATTTGTTTTATCGTCGTTAAAACTTCCCTCGGTCACCGGTAGCTCGTCCCACCCGACGGGAATTGCCCTAGGAACGGTTCTTTTTCGGCCACCCATCATGACGGTGTTGGCCACCTTGGTCTTACTGTTTCAGGCGTTGCTCATTGCCCACGGTGGCTTGACCACCTTGGGTGCCAATGGCTTTTCCATGGCAGTGGTCGGGCCATGGGTGGCATGGGGCTGCTATAACGGCATCTTGCGTCTGACCGGAAAGCCGGCGATCGCCCTGTTTACTGCTGCGTTTGCGGCTAATGTCATTACCTATGCCCTCACCGCGTGGCAGTTAGCCCTAGCCTTTCCCGATAGTGTTGGCGGGGTGGCAGCCGCATTTGGCAAATTTGCCGCCGTGTTTGCCATCACCCAAATTCCCCTTGCCATTAGTGAGGGGCTATTGACGGTTTTAGTCTGGAACTGGCTCACCACTTACTGCGCAGCAGAATTACGCACCCTTAATCTGTTACAGGAGCGTGGTCACCATGGTTAA
- a CDS encoding energy-coupling factor ABC transporter substrate-binding protein, with product MVNSKAKQVWLLLGAVVLLGAAPLLFVNAEFEGADAQAEDLITDIAPDYTPWATPVFEPQSAEVESLFFALQASLGAGVIGFVVGQYTERHRQKRLQIRREK from the coding sequence ATGGTTAACTCGAAAGCGAAGCAGGTTTGGCTGCTGCTTGGTGCCGTTGTGCTCCTTGGGGCAGCACCGCTGCTGTTTGTTAACGCCGAGTTTGAAGGTGCCGACGCCCAAGCGGAAGACCTCATTACCGACATTGCACCCGATTATACCCCTTGGGCTACGCCGGTGTTTGAACCCCAGAGTGCGGAGGTTGAGTCACTATTCTTTGCCCTGCAAGCCAGTCTGGGGGCGGGGGTGATTGGCTTTGTGGTGGGGCAATACACCGAGCGCCACCGCCAAAAACGTCTTCAAATTCGCCGGGAGAAGTAA
- the cbiQ gene encoding cobalt ECF transporter T component CbiQ codes for MHHHLDSYAYRNGLRHIPPEQKLLFAIALLLFTFFAHPLSQGLLWLWLSVWVVGYARIPWRVYAAVLGAIALFWVLSLPSLLVQVAPTSLVTTTTEPLLGRLSVGGWSVFIPQAQVTQALGVGLRTLVASSCLVFILFTTPFPELLGVLERRSVPSFLLDILMLMYRYIFILLDTAVSLQLAQRARGGINGDRAGSIASACWQHNCFGSPYSATKAQTLHS; via the coding sequence ATGCACCATCACCTTGACTCCTACGCCTACCGGAATGGGCTACGGCACATACCGCCCGAGCAGAAGCTCCTTTTTGCGATCGCCCTGCTCCTGTTTACGTTTTTTGCCCATCCTCTCAGTCAAGGGCTGTTGTGGCTCTGGCTCAGTGTCTGGGTTGTTGGCTATGCTCGCATCCCGTGGCGGGTTTATGCTGCGGTGCTCGGGGCGATCGCCCTATTTTGGGTGTTGAGCCTGCCCAGCCTGTTAGTGCAGGTGGCACCCACAAGCTTAGTGACGACAACAACAGAGCCACTGCTGGGGCGCCTCAGTGTTGGTGGATGGTCGGTCTTTATTCCGCAGGCACAGGTCACTCAAGCCCTTGGGGTGGGGCTGCGCACCTTGGTGGCCAGTAGCTGTTTGGTCTTTATCCTTTTCACGACCCCCTTTCCAGAACTGCTAGGGGTACTTGAGCGGCGCTCAGTCCCCTCCTTTCTGCTGGATATTTTGATGCTCATGTATCGCTATATTTTTATTCTGCTGGACACAGCCGTCAGCCTCCAGCTCGCACAGCGGGCACGGGGGGGTATCAACGGCGATCGCGCTGGCTCTATAGCCTCAGCCTGTTGGCAGCACAACTGTTTCGGCAGTCCTTACAGCGCTACCAAGGCACAAACCTTGCACTCCTGA
- a CDS encoding energy-coupling factor ABC transporter ATP-binding protein has product MSVPLLEFRHVWFRYPNTLTPVLQDCSVALGAGRKTALLGLNGSGKSTLFYVAAGLYRCDRGEVYWQGQRLVHQPAALRQWRQRVGLGFQDPEQQLVAATVAEDISYGLCNLDLPTPEIEARLEQTLREFELLELADCPLHHLSLGQKRRVALAGVMALAPPLLLLDEPTTYLDHTQTEHLRAVLDRIHAAGTTIVIATHDLDFAYCWADWIIILADGHVVVSDCSDVVFDQWQTQASSQCLGIPTLLNLWLSLPPSWRRQRQPPRTVAEFSHALGDLFRDLLGHR; this is encoded by the coding sequence ATGTCTGTACCGCTGCTGGAGTTTCGCCACGTTTGGTTTCGCTACCCCAACACCCTAACACCGGTGTTGCAAGACTGCTCGGTGGCGCTTGGTGCTGGTCGGAAAACCGCCCTACTGGGTCTGAATGGCTCTGGCAAATCCACCCTCTTTTACGTGGCGGCAGGACTCTACCGCTGCGATCGCGGTGAGGTGTACTGGCAAGGACAGCGACTCGTGCATCAACCCGCAGCATTGCGGCAATGGCGGCAGCGAGTGGGGCTAGGGTTTCAAGACCCAGAGCAACAATTGGTGGCCGCCACCGTGGCGGAGGATATTTCCTACGGTTTGTGCAATTTAGACCTACCCACCCCTGAAATTGAAGCCCGCCTTGAGCAAACCCTGCGGGAATTTGAGCTACTGGAGTTAGCTGATTGTCCGCTGCACCACCTGAGCTTGGGACAAAAGCGCCGCGTCGCACTGGCGGGGGTGATGGCCTTAGCCCCCCCCCTGCTCCTCCTTGACGAACCAACGACCTATTTAGATCACACCCAAACGGAGCACCTTAGGGCGGTGCTGGATCGCATCCATGCCGCTGGCACCACCATCGTGATTGCAACCCACGACCTTGACTTTGCCTACTGCTGGGCCGATTGGATTATTATTCTTGCCGACGGCCACGTTGTTGTCAGCGATTGCTCCGATGTGGTCTTTGATCAATGGCAGACGCAGGCTAGCAGCCAATGCCTTGGCATCCCCACCCTCTTAAACCTCTGGTTGAGCCTCCCTCCCTCGTGGCGCCGCCAGCGCCAGCCCCCTCGCACCGTTGCTGAGTTTAGCCACGCCCTAGGGGATCTGTTTCGTGACCTCTTGGGTCACCGGTAG
- a CDS encoding response regulator transcription factor, producing MATVMVVDDSPTLRAMIVEIMKEQRYEVIEAEDGLEAQEKIKAQCPDLIILDVVMPRMNGYELCRWVKGEPASQNVPVIMCTTKSEDFDIHWGKKQGVDAYITKPFDPAQLIATVKKLLP from the coding sequence ATGGCCACAGTCATGGTTGTTGATGACAGTCCTACCCTCCGGGCAATGATTGTCGAAATTATGAAGGAACAACGCTACGAGGTTATTGAAGCTGAGGACGGCCTAGAAGCTCAAGAAAAAATCAAAGCGCAATGCCCGGATCTCATCATTCTCGACGTGGTCATGCCCCGCATGAATGGTTATGAACTGTGCCGTTGGGTGAAGGGGGAGCCAGCCTCGCAGAATGTGCCAGTGATTATGTGCACGACGAAAAGCGAAGACTTTGATATTCACTGGGGAAAAAAGCAAGGGGTCGATGCCTACATTACCAAGCCCTTTGACCCCGCTCAACTCATTGCAACGGTCAAAAAGCTTCTTCCCTAG